The DNA region GATCACCACCCGCTCCGCCGGCACGCCGGCAGCCTCCAGCAGGTCGAGCGCCAGATCGACTGCGGTGCAGTACTCGGTGTGCACCATCACCGGAGCACCCGTCGCGCGGTGGGCGATCCCGACGGCCGCGATGGCTTCGCGCTCCGCGGCGGTGATCGTCCAGTAGTCGATTCCCGCCTTCAGCACGCCGGCCCGCACATCGCTGCGCGCCACCGTCCCCGCGCCGGGAGCGAGCGCACGGTCATCGATCGGCATGCCTTCGACCAGATCCGCCGTGAACAGCTCGCCCATCCGCTCGGCGCCCAGTTCGAGGATCCAGTCCTGATCGGAGTAGTGCGCGTCTCGGTGACGTCCGGTCGTCGCAACGATGGAAACGGCAGCTTCTGCCGAGACGCGCCGCAGACCGAGAGGCTTGCGCCCCAGCCCGAGGGGCGTGGCGTCCACGACGGCCGGGAAGCCGGAGGCGACCAGCTGACGGGCCTCCTGGATGCCGGCATCCTCGTCGCAGAGCTCATCCCCCGGCAGCAGCGGACTGACCTGGAAGAAGTGCTCGTGGTAGTTCACCGGTCCCAGAGCGTCGGGCCGGACGTCGCCGCGGACCGTGCGGACGAACGGGTCGCTCACCGCACCGAATTCGCCCGGAGGGCGAGTCGGTGGAACAGCTCCGGAGTCATCTCGACGTCGAAGACCTCCGCGATCACCTGCGTCCAGCCGTGCAGGAAGTACACCCAGCCGTCCTCGACGGTGAGAGCGCGCTCCTGCTGCCGTCGCCGTGCCTGATGGAGGAACTCCAGTGAGCCTCGATAGTTGAACTCCCAGACGTACGCCCCCGAGGGGTATCGCACGTCGTCACCCAGTGGGGATCCAGGGCGGTCCTTGCCCATGCCGGTGGCATTGGCGATCACCACGCCCTCGCCCGCGGCCTCGACGATGCGATCGGCCGAGCCGACGACGTCATCGGAGTCCAGCAGGGCATAGCGGAACAGACTCTGGTCCAGCCCGCCGCGCTCGTGCACTCCGCGGAGGTGATCCAGGGCCGCCTGACGACGAGCGGTGATCGTGACCGACGCGGGCCGGTCCTCACGGTGGGCGAGGTACCACGAGAGCGCCGTGCCGGATCCGCCCGCACCCAGGCAGACCACACCGGCGCCGGTGCGCGCGAAGTGATCGTCCGGGAGGAAGGCCTCGAGGGCGGCGCCGGCGGTGATGGGGTCCTTCGCGGAGGCGCCGAGCACCCCTTCGCGTTTGTAGATCGAGGAGATCTCGCCGCAGGCCAGAGCGAACGGGTCGATGGCGTCGAACATGTCGCTCGCCGCCTCGTAGATACGGAACTTGTGGGTGGTCACCAGCGCACCGGCCTGGCCGGCGTCGTCTCGGATCCTCGCCACGACGTCGCGGTAATCCGAGTCGGCCGCGCCCAGAGGGATGTCGAAGCCACGCAGATCGCCGCTGGCCAGACCGAGCTCTTCGGCCCAGAGCGGGAACACCCGGTTGATGGACGAGTGCGCGGTGTCCACACCGACGAATCCCATGCGCCCGCCGATCATGCGGACACCGACTCCCGGGATGCGCGCAGCGCGGCTGCGAACTCGACGGCGCGGCGGGTGACCCCGGCGAACGAGTCCGCTGCGAAGTCCGCGTTCGAGACCAGCTCTCCGCCCACTCCGACGGCGAGGGCGCCTGCGGCGAACCAGTCATGCAGGTTGGCGACGCTGACACCGCCGGTGGGCATCAGCGGCACGTCCGGGAACGGCCCTCGTAGGGCACCGAGGTAGCGCGGTCCGCCCAGGCTGGCCGGGAAGATCTTGACGACATCCGCCCCGCTCTCGGCGGCGAGCATGACCTCGGTCGGGGTGAGTGCTCCGATCATCGTGGTCAGACCGGTCCCGATCATCGCCTCGGCCACCGCCGCGGAGTACCCCGGCGCCACCAGGAACTCGGCGCCGCTGTCGGCCGCCAGTCGCGCCTGGTCGGCTGTCGTGACGGTGCCTGCGCCGACGGCGACATCAGACCCGTAGCGGCCGCGCAGCGCTTCCAGCACGCGTGGCACGTCCGGCGTCGAATAGGTGATCTCGATGCCGCGGATTCCTCCTTCGACCAGTGCGTCGGCGGCCCCGATGGCCGCCGCGGCGGACGGGGCTCGGATGACGGAGATGACGCCGATGGAATGCAGGACGTCGAGGGGGATCTTCACAGCTGGATGCCTTTCGTTCATGACGTGACGGGATACGTCGGCACGCGGCCCGCGAGGACGGCGAGGACGTCTTCGGTGCTCATCTGCGTCATCCGGTCGATCGCCTGGATCGTCTGGGCGCCCCAGTGCGGTGTGATGCAGACCCTGCCGACGAGGTCTTCGCTCAGCAGCGGGCTGGAGGTCTCCGCCGACTCCGAGCCCAGAGTGTCGGCGTGGTAGGCCGCCAGCCGGCCGGCGCGCAGTGCGGCCGCGACCTCGGCCTCATCGACCAGATCCGCCCTGGCCGTGTTCACCAGCACCGACTCGCGCGCCAGGGCGAGCCACTCGGGTCCGATGATCTGCTCTCCGCCGGGTGAGTGCAGAGACACTGCTGCGCACGCGGCGAGGTCGCTCAGAGCATGGGCGCGCGTCACCCGGTCGGGCAGAGGGGCATCGGCGGGCAGGTACGGGTCGAAGGCGAGCACATCGGCGCCGAGCGCGATGACACGCGTGGCCAGCGCCCGGCCGATCCGCCCGAAGCCGACGATGCCGATGCGCTGCCCGGAGATCTCCCGTCCGCGGGAGGCGCCCCAGTCCCCGCGGCGAACCGCGGCATCCCCGGCGGAGATCCCGCGCAGGCCGGCCAGGATCGACGTGAGCGCCAGGTCGGCCACCGATTCGGAATTGGCACCGGGGGTGTTGGTGACCGGGATGCCGCGCTCGACAGCCGCCGCGAGGTCGACCGCGTCGACGCCGACACCGTAACGGGCGAGGATTCGCAGGGCCGGCGCGGTCGCGAAGTGGTCGGCCCCGATCGGCCCGGTGCCGGCGATCCATGCGACGGCCTCCGGAAGCGTGTCGGCGAGGTCGGCGAGGTCGTGCGTGGGAGGTTTCACGATGACGCGGTATCCGGCGGCGCTGAGCACGCCCGGCCCGTCGAAGGTCCCGGACCCGAACGAGCGACTGGTGACGAGGACGACCGCGCTCATGCTGAGCCTCCGCCGTCGTACCATCCCTCGAGGCGCTGGTAGGCGTCCTCGAATCTCGCCTGTCCGCTGGCGTATGCGGCCGCACGGGCGGCATCCGGTTCGAACACGGCCGTGACCTCGGAGAGCGCACGCGCGGCATCCGCCGACGCGACCGCGCCGATTCCGATGGCGCCCAGGACCGCCGCGCCCAGGCTGTTGGCCTCGTCCACGATCGTGCGGCGCCGGACCGGCACTCCCCAGACATCCGCGAGGATCTGCAGCCAGGTGTCGGATTTCGCGCCGCCGCCCACGGCGTCGACCCGGTCGATCCGGGCGCCGGACTGGCGGAAGGCGCGCAGGCAGGTGCCGAGGTTGAACGCCACGCCCTCCAGGACGGCGCGGGTCATGTGGGCGCGTTCGTGGGCGCGCGAGAGGCCCACGAAGGATGCGCGCACCGTCGCGTTCCAGTGCGGCGAACGCTCACCGAGCAGGTGCGGAAGGAAGTAGAGCCCTTCGCCGGATGCGTCGATGTTCTCCGCCTCACCGACCAGGCGCGCGAACCGGTCGCTGCGGCCGCCGGGTTCCAGCACTCCGGCGATCCAGTCGAGGGCGCCTGCGCCGGTCTGCATCGTGGCGGTCGGGACGAACCGGCCCGGCACCACGTGATTGAAGGACATCGTGCGCCGATGCGGGTCGTGCAGGGGCGCGTCGGCGGCGAAAGAGATCCATGAACTCGTTCCGAGCGACACGTACGCGCCGTCCTCGGGCGCGACGATGCCCGCGCCCAGCGCCGCCATCGGGCCGTCTCCGCCGCCCACGACGACCGGGATGCCGGGCCGCAGACCGAGAAGCGCGGCCGGCTCGGGCAGGAGGCCGCCCAGGATCTGCGTGGACGCGGCGATCTCCGGGAACAGGGCCTTCTGGACGCCGGCGGCATCGAGGAGCTCCTGCGACCAGTCGCGCGCCGCCTGATCGTAGGCGCTGGCTCCCGACGCGTCCGACGCGTCGGTGACCAGTCGCCCGGTCAGTCGCGCGTTGACGTAGTCCTTGGCGAACGCGATGTGCCGCACCCGACCCCACGCGTCCGGTTCCCGCTCCTGCACCCACATCACCTTGGGCAGCGTGTAGGTCGGGTTCAGGGGATGCCCGGTTATCCGGTACGCCGCATCCTGCCCGACACGCGCGATCAGGCGATCCGTCTCCGCTCCGCTGCGCGTGTCCGCCCAGATCATGGCCGGCCGCACGGGTTCCAGGTCGCCGTCGAGGAAGACGCCGCCCATCATGTGCCCGGACACCGAGATCGCGGAGATGTCTCCCGCGCTCGTTCCGGTGCGCTCGAGCAGCTCCCGCGAGGACCGCACGACGGCATCCCACCAATCGTGGGGATTCTGCTCGACCGCCCCGCCGGGCAGGTACTGCGTGGGATACGCGGCCGTGGCGGAGGTGACGAGGGTTCCGTCGTCCGTGTGCAACGACGCTTTGTCGGCGGTCGTGCCCAGATCGTGCGCGATGATCACGGCGACGCCTACTTGATGCTGCGGAGGCGCGAGCGATCGATCGTCAGCGCGACGGCCAGGATGATGACCGCACCGTAGACGATCTGCTCGTAGGCGGGATCGACACCCATCGCGGTGAGGCCGACGCGCAGGACGACGATGATGAGGGCGCCGATCAGTGTCTTGATCGCGCCGCCGACGCCGCCGGTGATGGCGGTGCCGCCGATGACGACGGCCGCGATGGCGGGCAGCTGCAGCGTATCGGCGAGCGTGGGGCCGCCGGATCGCTGCGCAGCGGCCAAAGCGATCGCGGCGAACCCGGCGAACAGGCTGCACAGGGTGAAGGCGAGGACGCGCAGGCGGCGCGTGGAGACGCCGGACATCAGCACGGCCGGCTCTGCCAGGCCCATCGCGTGCAGGCTGCGTCCCCGGTTCAGCGCCCACATGGCCACAGCCACGATGACCGCCAGAGCAATGGAGAGCACGCCCACGAGCGGCAGCTGTGCGACGCGCGCATCGGCAAGCCAGGACAGCGCCTCGAAGCCTTCGCTGATGCGGATCGTCGACGCACCCGAAACCCACAGCCCGAGCCCGGTGTACAGGCCGAGGGATCCGAGGGTGACGATGAAGGAGGGCACTTGAGCGACCGCGACGACGTACCCGTTGATGAATCCGATGAGGGCCAGTGCGGCCAGCATCAACAGGACGCCCCCGGGACCCATCATGGGGATCCACAGCGCGAGCAGAACGGTGCCGAACGAAGCGGTCACCGCGAAGGACAGGTCGATGCCGCCGGTGAGGATGACGAACATCTGCCCGATCGCCAGCAGCAGGATCGGGGCCATGCTTTCGAGCAGCCCGCGGACGCTGGTGATGTTCAGGAAGTTCGGCTGCCGCAGAGCGACCACCAGGATCAGGCCGACCAGGACCACCAGCGGAACGAGGGTGACCAGGCGGGAACGGTTCTTCTCGGTCACCCTCCGGATCAGTGCGGTGGACGTGGTGACCGGTCCGGCCGGACCGGGCGCGGTAGTGCTGCTGGCCATGGCCGTCACACCATCCTCTCGACGAGCTCTACGGGGGTGGGCTTGCTGCCCGGCGGCGAGTCGAAACGCCGTTCCACGCGGCCGTCGCGCATCACGATGATCGAGTGGCTCAGGGCGATCGTCTCTTCCAGCGAATCGGCCAGCAGGACGACGGCCATGCCCTTCGCGCACTGTTCGCGCACAAACGTGTAGACGTCTTCCTTGGCGCCGACGTCAAGTCCGCGTGTGGGGTGATCCAGGATCAGCAGGCGGAGTTTCGGCGAGTTCAGCCATTTGGCCAGCACCACCTTCTGCTGGTTGCCGCCGCTGAGGTTGCCGATGTTCGCCCGGCCATCGGGGGTGCGCACCCGCAGCCGCGCGATCCACTCCTTCGCGGACTTTCTTGCCGCGCGGTGCTTGAGGAACGGCCCCCAGCTGACCGGACCGGGGTCCACGAGGAAGATGTTCTCCTCCACGCTCATGCCGTCGGCGATTCCCTCGATGCGGCGCTCGGCGGGGATGTAGCCGATGCCTGCTGCGACGGCATCCACCGGCGAACGGAACCGAGTGGTCTTGCCGTCGTAGACGATGCGGCCCGAGGTGGACGGCTCGGCGCCGAAGAGGACCCGGCTGAGCTCTTCGCGGCCGGAGCCGAGAACGCCGGCGATTCCGAGCACCTCGCCCGCCCGGACCTCGAAGGACACGTCTTCGAAGGCGCCGCGTTTGCCCAGGCCGTCGACGGAGAGGATGACGGGGTTGCCCGCGACGGGGAGCTGCTCGTCCTCGTGATAGAACTCCGCGGAGCTGGCCCGCCCGACCATCAAGTGGTGCAGAGCGTCAACGTCGGCGTCGGCGGCGGCCATCTCGCCGACGGAGTGACCGTCTTTGAGGACGTACACGCGGTCGGAGACACGCAGCACCTCGTCGAGCCGATGCGAGACGAACACGACCGAGGCGAACGCGCGGAGCCGCTCGATCTCCTCGAAGAGCGTCTCCAGTTCGGCACCCTCGAGCACGCTGGTGGGCTCGTCCAGGACGATGACGGGCTCGATGCTCGCCACCTCCTCGACGTACAGCGCCTTGGCCAGCTCGACCATCTGCCGCTCGGCGAAACTCAGGGTCTCGACGATGGCGGTGGGCGAGATCGGCGAAGAGATCTTGTCGAGCTGGCGCTGCGCGATCGCGTTCAGGCGCGGCCAGTTGTAGATGCCGAAGCGGACGGCATCGCCCTCTGCGCCGAGCAGGATGTTCTCGGCGACGGTCACCGTGGGGATCAGCGACTGCTCCTGATGCACCATCCCGATGCCCGCTGCTGCGGACTGGCTGGGCGTGCGGAACGTCACGACGTTGCCCGAGCGCAGGATCTCTCCCTCGTCCGGCTGGTACACGCCGGCGAGGATCTTCAGCAGCGTCGACTTTCCTGCGCCGTTCTCGCCGATGAGGCCGACGACTTCGTGCCGCCGCACTTCGAAGCTCACGCTGTCGAGCGCAACCACGCCGCGGAAGCGCTTGGTGACGTTTCTGATTTCCAGTGCGGCACTCATTTGATGACCCTCACCCGTGTGCGTAGGCGCCATCCGGTCGCAATGACGGCGGCGATGATGACGAGTCCCTGGACGGCGATCTGGACGTAGGAGTCGACGCCCATGAGGATCAGGCCGTTGCCGAGGACGATGATGATGGCCACGCCGACCAGGCTGCGGATCACGCCGCCTCGGCCGCCGGTCAGCAGCGTTCCGCCCAGCACGACGGCGGTGATCGAGGTGAACAGGAAGCCCTGGCTGATCGTCGGCGAGCCCACACCGAGCTGGGCTCCCACGAGCACGCCGGCGATGCCCGCGGTCGTCCCGCCGATCGCAAACGCGGCGATCTTGTAGCGCGAGACCTTTACGCCGGAGAGCTTGGCGATGCCCTCGTCCCCGCCGATGACGTAGCCGTAACGGCCGATCTTGGTGAAGCGCT from Microbacterium sp. zg-B185 includes:
- a CDS encoding aryldialkylphosphatase encodes the protein MSDPFVRTVRGDVRPDALGPVNYHEHFFQVSPLLPGDELCDEDAGIQEARQLVASGFPAVVDATPLGLGRKPLGLRRVSAEAAVSIVATTGRHRDAHYSDQDWILELGAERMGELFTADLVEGMPIDDRALAPGAGTVARSDVRAGVLKAGIDYWTITAAEREAIAAVGIAHRATGAPVMVHTEYCTAVDLALDLLEAAGVPAERVVIAHADRTPDAGLHSAIAARGAYVGYDGAGRYKEWPDSVLLGALEALVAAGAGDRILLGADVARSSRYRAYGGVPGLEYLGRAFVPRLRERVGTPAVETITTVNAARWLTWSPTRARS
- a CDS encoding shikimate dehydrogenase, with protein sequence MIGGRMGFVGVDTAHSSINRVFPLWAEELGLASGDLRGFDIPLGAADSDYRDVVARIRDDAGQAGALVTTHKFRIYEAASDMFDAIDPFALACGEISSIYKREGVLGASAKDPITAGAALEAFLPDDHFARTGAGVVCLGAGGSGTALSWYLAHREDRPASVTITARRQAALDHLRGVHERGGLDQSLFRYALLDSDDVVGSADRIVEAAGEGVVIANATGMGKDRPGSPLGDDVRYPSGAYVWEFNYRGSLEFLHQARRRQQERALTVEDGWVYFLHGWTQVIAEVFDVEMTPELFHRLALRANSVR
- a CDS encoding bifunctional 4-hydroxy-2-oxoglutarate aldolase/2-dehydro-3-deoxy-phosphogluconate aldolase, which translates into the protein MKIPLDVLHSIGVISVIRAPSAAAAIGAADALVEGGIRGIEITYSTPDVPRVLEALRGRYGSDVAVGAGTVTTADQARLAADSGAEFLVAPGYSAAVAEAMIGTGLTTMIGALTPTEVMLAAESGADVVKIFPASLGGPRYLGALRGPFPDVPLMPTGGVSVANLHDWFAAGALAVGVGGELVSNADFAADSFAGVTRRAVEFAAALRASRESVSA
- a CDS encoding NAD(P)-dependent oxidoreductase, producing MSAVVLVTSRSFGSGTFDGPGVLSAAGYRVIVKPPTHDLADLADTLPEAVAWIAGTGPIGADHFATAPALRILARYGVGVDAVDLAAAVERGIPVTNTPGANSESVADLALTSILAGLRGISAGDAAVRRGDWGASRGREISGQRIGIVGFGRIGRALATRVIALGADVLAFDPYLPADAPLPDRVTRAHALSDLAACAAVSLHSPGGEQIIGPEWLALARESVLVNTARADLVDEAEVAAALRAGRLAAYHADTLGSESAETSSPLLSEDLVGRVCITPHWGAQTIQAIDRMTQMSTEDVLAVLAGRVPTYPVTS
- the xylB gene encoding xylulokinase gives rise to the protein MIIAHDLGTTADKASLHTDDGTLVTSATAAYPTQYLPGGAVEQNPHDWWDAVVRSSRELLERTGTSAGDISAISVSGHMMGGVFLDGDLEPVRPAMIWADTRSGAETDRLIARVGQDAAYRITGHPLNPTYTLPKVMWVQEREPDAWGRVRHIAFAKDYVNARLTGRLVTDASDASGASAYDQAARDWSQELLDAAGVQKALFPEIAASTQILGGLLPEPAALLGLRPGIPVVVGGGDGPMAALGAGIVAPEDGAYVSLGTSSWISFAADAPLHDPHRRTMSFNHVVPGRFVPTATMQTGAGALDWIAGVLEPGGRSDRFARLVGEAENIDASGEGLYFLPHLLGERSPHWNATVRASFVGLSRAHERAHMTRAVLEGVAFNLGTCLRAFRQSGARIDRVDAVGGGAKSDTWLQILADVWGVPVRRRTIVDEANSLGAAVLGAIGIGAVASADAARALSEVTAVFEPDAARAAAYASGQARFEDAYQRLEGWYDGGGSA
- a CDS encoding ABC transporter permease is translated as MASSTTAPGPAGPVTTSTALIRRVTEKNRSRLVTLVPLVVLVGLILVVALRQPNFLNITSVRGLLESMAPILLLAIGQMFVILTGGIDLSFAVTASFGTVLLALWIPMMGPGGVLLMLAALALIGFINGYVVAVAQVPSFIVTLGSLGLYTGLGLWVSGASTIRISEGFEALSWLADARVAQLPLVGVLSIALAVIVAVAMWALNRGRSLHAMGLAEPAVLMSGVSTRRLRVLAFTLCSLFAGFAAIALAAAQRSGGPTLADTLQLPAIAAVVIGGTAITGGVGGAIKTLIGALIIVVLRVGLTAMGVDPAYEQIVYGAVIILAVALTIDRSRLRSIK
- a CDS encoding sugar ABC transporter ATP-binding protein; protein product: MSAALEIRNVTKRFRGVVALDSVSFEVRRHEVVGLIGENGAGKSTLLKILAGVYQPDEGEILRSGNVVTFRTPSQSAAAGIGMVHQEQSLIPTVTVAENILLGAEGDAVRFGIYNWPRLNAIAQRQLDKISSPISPTAIVETLSFAERQMVELAKALYVEEVASIEPVIVLDEPTSVLEGAELETLFEEIERLRAFASVVFVSHRLDEVLRVSDRVYVLKDGHSVGEMAAADADVDALHHLMVGRASSAEFYHEDEQLPVAGNPVILSVDGLGKRGAFEDVSFEVRAGEVLGIAGVLGSGREELSRVLFGAEPSTSGRIVYDGKTTRFRSPVDAVAAGIGYIPAERRIEGIADGMSVEENIFLVDPGPVSWGPFLKHRAARKSAKEWIARLRVRTPDGRANIGNLSGGNQQKVVLAKWLNSPKLRLLILDHPTRGLDVGAKEDVYTFVREQCAKGMAVVLLADSLEETIALSHSIIVMRDGRVERRFDSPPGSKPTPVELVERMV